From the Lathyrus oleraceus cultivar Zhongwan6 chromosome 4, CAAS_Psat_ZW6_1.0, whole genome shotgun sequence genome, one window contains:
- the LOC127137633 gene encoding uncharacterized protein LOC127137633, with translation MRKQNSTLIDSEDSTIENGSQKEELPASEVTKIHRVQLWSTIRSSLHIIEDMMSARVKKKTASVKDERNKNGVSKDEKIAETEKSLSHSDDAKSPKGAFEEDSEDEFYDVERSDPSPDSPRVDGLSTSANGIAADAAPLQVPCPWIEELEVLVRGGVPMALRGELWQAFVGVKARRVDKYYQNLLASNGDSEIKSNHQNLQLDDNDGKINAELIHVPEKWKGQIEKDLPRTFPGHPALDEDGRNALRRLLTAYARHNPSVGYCQAMNFFAGLLLLLMPEENAFWTLMGILDDYFDGYFSEDMIESQVDQLVFEELVRERFPKLANHLDYLGVKVAWVTGPWYLDYLYYYK, from the exons ATGAG GAAACAAAATTCAACTCTCATAGACAGTGAAGATAGTACAATTGAAAATGGAAGTCAAAAGGAGGAGTTACCAGCATCTGAAGTGACTAAGATTCATAGAGTCCAGTTATGGTCAACCATAAGGTCATCTCTTCATATTATTGAGGATATGATGAGTGCCCGTGTAAAGAAGAAAACTGCATCAGTAAAAGATGAAAGAAACAAGAATGGTGTTTCAAAAGACGAGAAGATCGCTGAAACTGAGAAATCACTATCTCATTCTGATGATGCTAAATCACCAAAAGGAGCATTTGAGGAAGACTCTGAGGACGAGTTCTATGATGTTGAAAGGTCCGATCCTAGTCCAGATTCTCCTCGTGTTGATGGCTTGAGTACCTCTGCAAATGGGATTGCTGCTGATGCTGCACCACTGCAGGTTCCGTGTCCTTGGATAGAAGAGTTGGAAGTTCTTGTTCGTGGGGGAGTGCCAATGGCACTTAGGGGAGAG CTCTGGCAAGCTTTTGTGGGTGTCAAAGCAAGACGAGTAGACAAGTATTATCAGAATCTACTAGCCTCCAATGGTGATTCTGAAATTAAAAGTAATCATCAAAACTTGCAATTAGATGACAATGATGGTAAAATAAATGCAGAACTCATACATGTACCAGAAAAATGGAAAGGACAGATTGAGAAG GATCTGCCACGGACATTTCCTGGTCATCCTGCTTTGGATGAGGATGGTAGAAATGCTTTGAGACGATTACTTACTGCATATGCTCGACACAATCCCTCTGTTGGTTACTGCCAG GCAATGAATTTTTTTGCTGGCTTATTGCTGCTTTTGATGCCTGAAGAAAATGCCTTTTG GACCTTAATGGGCATTTTAGATGATTATTTTGATGGCTATTTTTCAGAGGATATGATAGAGTCTCAG GTGGATCAACTTGTTTTTGAAGAGTTGGTGCGGGAGAGGTTTCCCAAATTGG CCAATCATCTGGATTATCTAGGAGTGAAGGTTGCATGGGTTACTGGACCATGGTATCTTgattatttatattattataaatga